The Rhodocytophaga rosea genome has a segment encoding these proteins:
- a CDS encoding DUF4097 family beta strand repeat-containing protein produces MNTVNGPITATFKEVTKDMPMAFTTLNGNVDITFPSNVKANAKIKTDSGDIFTDYDMTMDTSKPKVNQKSSNGTFRVTIDDWVYGKINGGGPEVMFKNMHGNIYIRKAK; encoded by the coding sequence GTGAATACAGTGAATGGGCCTATTACAGCTACTTTTAAAGAGGTAACCAAAGATATGCCGATGGCATTTACTACCCTCAATGGAAATGTAGATATTACTTTCCCTTCTAACGTGAAAGCGAATGCCAAGATCAAAACGGACTCCGGTGATATTTTCACCGACTATGATATGACAATGGATACGAGTAAACCTAAAGTAAATCAGAAAAGCAGCAATGGCACTTTCCGGGTGACCATCGATGATTGGGTATATGGAAAAATCAACGGTGGCGGGCCTGAAGTTATGTTCAAAAATATGCATGGCAACATCTATATCCGGAAGGCAAAGTAA
- a CDS encoding N-acetylmuramoyl-L-alanine amidase-like domain-containing protein gives MKSILYLVCFLSFSNLANSQIAYSPQDVAKWKQAFQSFHTQTDLPFAQLVVQTGKTWIGTPYVAHTLDKQPTEQLVVNLKELDCTTYVESMLAMGMALKEKDSSFQNYTNHLQQIRYRNGEVNGYGSRLHYFSDWLYENEKQGNLKVITDQLGGKPVPKPINFMSTHRAAYPALKSDEYFTQISQIEKEINTRTLLYIPKSEVSKIESKLKEGDIIAITTSIKGLDVVHVGFAVVQDKRIHLLHASLDEKKVVISKKPLAEYLLGNKNQAGIMVARVTQ, from the coding sequence ATGAAATCCATTCTTTATCTGGTCTGTTTTCTTAGCTTTTCCAATCTGGCAAACAGTCAGATAGCATATTCACCCCAGGATGTAGCTAAATGGAAACAAGCTTTTCAATCATTCCATACACAAACTGATCTTCCGTTTGCTCAGCTGGTTGTACAAACTGGAAAAACCTGGATAGGCACTCCGTATGTGGCTCACACTCTGGATAAGCAGCCTACCGAACAACTGGTGGTAAACCTTAAAGAATTGGATTGTACGACCTATGTAGAAAGCATGCTCGCCATGGGAATGGCCTTGAAGGAAAAAGATTCTTCTTTTCAAAATTATACGAACCACTTGCAACAAATCAGGTACCGCAATGGGGAAGTAAACGGTTATGGTTCCAGGCTGCATTACTTTTCAGACTGGCTCTATGAAAATGAAAAACAAGGCAATTTAAAGGTGATAACCGATCAACTGGGTGGCAAACCAGTTCCCAAACCCATCAATTTCATGTCTACACACCGGGCAGCTTATCCAGCTTTAAAAAGCGATGAATATTTTACTCAGATAAGCCAGATTGAGAAAGAAATAAACACCAGAACTCTGCTATATATCCCTAAATCCGAAGTGAGTAAAATTGAAAGTAAGCTGAAAGAAGGAGATATTATTGCAATTACTACCTCCATCAAAGGCCTGGATGTTGTACATGTAGGCTTTGCAGTTGTGCAAGATAAACGTATCCATCTCTTGCATGCCTCCCTGGATGAAAAGAAAGTGGTGATCAGTAAAAAGCCTTTGGCAGAATACCTGCTTGGAAACAAAAACCAGGCTGGCATTATGGTAGCCAGGGTTACACAATAA
- a CDS encoding aldo/keto reductase codes for MEYRKLGNSDIRISAIAFGAWAAGGWMWGGTDRKEAVLAIEKSIELGVSTIDTAPVYGFGLSEEIVAEAVAGKRDQVQILTKYGLRWDTARGVFYFDSQDAKGNFVKINKYAGKPGIIEECENSLRRLKTDYIDLYQIHWPDPTTPIEETMEAVATLLKDGKIRAAGVSNYSVEQLKTAEKVVSIASNQVPYSMVNRGIESDLVPYCLERNIGILAYSPLQRGLLTGKITDDYSFASGDHRPGTTFFKPENRRRTNAFLNKIKPLADSTGANLSQLVINWTIQQPGITCALVGARNPAQAEENAKILQLSPQELQTIRGYLNELELVS; via the coding sequence ATGGAATACAGAAAACTAGGAAATAGTGATATCCGGATCTCAGCTATTGCTTTTGGAGCATGGGCAGCCGGCGGATGGATGTGGGGAGGTACCGACCGAAAGGAAGCCGTTCTCGCCATTGAAAAATCTATTGAGTTAGGGGTGAGTACCATCGATACAGCGCCAGTCTATGGTTTTGGGCTAAGTGAAGAAATAGTAGCAGAAGCGGTAGCCGGGAAACGGGATCAGGTACAAATCCTGACTAAATACGGTTTACGCTGGGATACGGCTAGGGGCGTTTTTTACTTTGACTCACAGGATGCCAAGGGGAACTTTGTGAAAATTAATAAATACGCCGGCAAACCAGGTATTATAGAAGAATGCGAAAACAGTTTGCGACGCCTCAAAACTGACTATATTGACTTATACCAGATTCACTGGCCAGATCCTACTACACCTATTGAAGAAACTATGGAAGCCGTTGCTACCCTGCTGAAAGATGGAAAAATCCGGGCGGCCGGGGTTTCTAACTATTCGGTAGAACAGCTTAAAACGGCAGAAAAAGTTGTTTCTATCGCTTCCAACCAGGTACCGTATAGCATGGTGAACCGGGGTATAGAATCTGATCTGGTGCCGTATTGCCTGGAAAGAAACATTGGAATTCTGGCCTATAGCCCTTTACAACGAGGCTTGTTAACCGGAAAAATCACCGATGATTATTCATTCGCTTCCGGTGATCACCGGCCAGGTACTACCTTTTTCAAACCAGAAAACCGCCGTCGTACCAATGCATTTTTGAATAAAATTAAGCCTTTGGCAGATTCAACAGGAGCTAACTTGTCACAGTTAGTTATTAACTGGACGATTCAGCAGCCTGGGATTACCTGTGCCCTGGTAGGTGCCCGTAATCCTGCACAAGCGGAGGAAAATGCAAAAATACTTCAACTATCTCCTCAGGAATTACAAACTATCCGTGGATATCTGAATGAACTGGAATTGGTATCTTAA
- a CDS encoding cupin domain-containing protein, with protein sequence MRTIRKIHTAQYVPMGDLITYTPLPSRTLSSLDPFLLLNHHGLKHISRIIMGCLLVRIRTGVWKQ encoded by the coding sequence ATGAGAACCATCAGAAAAATTCATACAGCCCAATATGTACCCATGGGCGACCTGATTACTTATACTCCCTTGCCTTCGCGCACCTTAAGTAGTTTAGATCCTTTTTTGTTATTGAACCACCATGGCCTCAAACATATAAGCCGCATAATAATGGGTTGCCTTTTGGTCCGCATCCGCACCGGGGTATGGAAACAGTAA
- a CDS encoding pirin family protein, which translates to METVTFIIEGDIMHKDSGGHESIITAGGVQWMTAGKGLIHAETSSTAFKENGGKLEILQLWLNLPARLKMTTPFYLGLQKEEIPNLLLDNGKVQLNLISGTWGEHAGAFQSLTDVCMSTVYLTAGGRLSIQIPAEHTIFFYVVSGKLIVNESKAETRQIIEFDNNSSEVQIHAEADSVLILGHAQPLNEPVVAQGPFVMNTEREIQEAYQDYRMGKFGQWR; encoded by the coding sequence ATGGAAACAGTAACCTTTATTATAGAGGGTGATATTATGCATAAAGATTCCGGTGGTCATGAAAGCATAATTACTGCCGGAGGTGTACAATGGATGACAGCCGGTAAAGGCCTGATCCATGCAGAAACTTCTTCAACTGCTTTTAAAGAAAACGGCGGAAAACTGGAAATTTTACAACTCTGGCTTAACCTGCCAGCCAGATTAAAAATGACTACTCCTTTCTATCTGGGTTTGCAGAAAGAAGAAATTCCAAACTTGCTACTTGATAATGGAAAGGTACAACTGAATCTGATTTCCGGTACTTGGGGTGAGCATGCTGGTGCTTTTCAATCCCTTACTGATGTATGTATGAGTACCGTATATCTTACTGCTGGCGGTAGATTGAGTATACAAATTCCAGCCGAACACACGATTTTTTTCTATGTAGTAAGCGGAAAACTTATCGTGAATGAATCTAAAGCCGAAACCAGGCAAATCATTGAATTTGACAATAATTCTTCCGAAGTACAAATACATGCTGAAGCAGATAGTGTGCTTATACTAGGGCATGCCCAGCCATTGAATGAACCGGTGGTAGCACAAGGGCCATTTGTGATGAATACGGAGAGAGAAATACAGGAAGCTTACCAGGATTACCGAATGGGTAAGTTTGGGCAGTGGAGGTAA
- a CDS encoding DUF58 domain-containing protein, with protein MKDVLARLRKYEIRIRKAVNSQMRGDYHSVFKGSGLEFDDVRAYQYGDDVRTIDWNVSAKGHGTFIKIFREEKEQTVFFLMDVSASQQIGQPNKQKIDVARDICGVLALSAVKETSQVGLICFSDQREAYMKPAKGLKHGYELILNLFNLVPVSIKTNLSKAIAFALQIIKRRSVIILISDFIDTGYEAALKSLARKHDLVIIHLSDRREINLPKLGIIPVYDKETRRTLWVDTSSKDLRKNITGYFSKNQSYLERFCRQNKVNYLFIDTSEDFVPKLVRLFKVRNVKQK; from the coding sequence ATGAAAGACGTATTAGCCAGGTTACGCAAATATGAGATCCGGATACGAAAAGCCGTAAATTCCCAGATGCGGGGCGATTATCATTCTGTCTTTAAAGGTTCCGGACTGGAATTCGATGATGTACGGGCCTATCAATACGGCGATGATGTACGCACCATCGACTGGAACGTAAGTGCCAAAGGGCATGGTACTTTTATTAAAATTTTCAGGGAAGAGAAAGAGCAGACTGTCTTTTTTCTGATGGATGTAAGTGCTTCCCAGCAAATTGGGCAACCCAATAAACAGAAAATAGATGTGGCCAGGGATATTTGTGGCGTTCTGGCCTTATCTGCTGTAAAAGAAACTAGTCAGGTTGGGCTTATCTGCTTTTCCGACCAGCGGGAGGCGTATATGAAACCGGCCAAAGGACTCAAACATGGTTATGAATTGATATTAAATTTATTCAATCTGGTCCCTGTTTCCATTAAAACCAATCTATCTAAGGCAATCGCTTTTGCTTTACAAATTATTAAACGCAGAAGCGTTATTATTCTGATTTCAGATTTTATAGATACTGGCTACGAAGCTGCGCTCAAATCCCTCGCCCGTAAACATGACTTAGTGATCATCCATCTTTCTGACAGGCGTGAAATTAACCTGCCAAAATTAGGTATCATTCCGGTTTATGATAAAGAAACCCGGCGTACCTTATGGGTGGATACTTCTTCTAAAGACCTGCGAAAAAATATTACAGGCTATTTTTCTAAAAATCAAAGTTATCTGGAAAGGTTTTGCCGGCAAAACAAAGTAAATTACCTCTTCATTGACACCAGCGAAGACTTTGTCCCTAAACTTGTCAGGTTGTTTAAAGTGAGAAATGTTAAGCAGAAATAA